From Daucus carota subsp. sativus chromosome 6, DH1 v3.0, whole genome shotgun sequence:
TAGGAAGTGAATGTACTCGGATTTTATAGTGGCATTCCCGATTTTTATGTCGGTTTTTATGATCAGTTTATAGAAAGCTGATTATGCACTATAATTTGTCGATGCCTCAGCACTTCATGTGTTTGAAGCGATAGAATTTAGTGTGCGAAAAGATTTCAAGATGGCTGAGTCTATAAACTGAATGTAGAGGCCATCATCGCGTAATTACATGTTTATTGTTTCTGCAGTATAGTTATCAGTGCTTGATTAGCATTTTGAGCATTGTACTTTTAGTATGTTGTGTACTTGCCTTGTGCAGTTCGCATGTTTAGTAATGACCTGTTTCCTTAAAACAGTTGGATGAGAAATCGCAGTTTCTGTTGAAGGATCTGCTTGATGGTGCTGCTGAAAATGTCTTCAGAACTGTATCAGAAGGACTTGATGTCGTTTCTTTGGGCGAGCTGCTTCCGTGTGACATAGAAAGGGCGAAAGTAGAAACAAGTTATTCTTCGAAACCCAAAGTATTGCAAGTcctttataaatttgtaatatttctttacCAGGTGAAAGGAGAGACTCCAGAATCTTTAAAGCGGAAATATTTGTTGGCGATAGTTGGCTTTCTTATAACTTGCTTAATTTGTTCCACAGGTCATAGTATCTATCTTCGGTCTATCGTTTCTGACTAGGTCACGGAATAATACTGCAGATATTAATAAACAAACTGGAGAGGATCTAAAAGGTCAGGTAGCAAACAAGAGGGTGCCAGATGATAAACCAGTTCAATCAGTTGCTTCAGTGGCAGCTGAACTTTTGAATAGAAAGAAACGTTGTCGGATTTGCAGGAGAAGCAGCACAAAGCAGCTGAAGTTTGAACACGGGACTAGTTCAGCTGTGGAAACTGATGATATTAACAAAGGAAGCACAAATTTTCAGCATAACCATCAGGCTGATGCACATGAAAATGTTACAGAATCCTATTCTAAAGCCATTTTGGCCGATTTAAGCAATGAAAAGGAAATGCAGAAAAGGGTTCTGGGATTCCACTTTAACTCGAGTGGAAATGGAGCTCTAATTCATTCCTACAACAGAGATGCATCTGGAACTTTCACGTCTGGAGCTTTACAAAATTCTGCTGTGGGCACAGAGAAGAAACACAAGGATATTTATTGTATATCCAAGGATGCTTCTGATGCAATTAAAACAATTGAAtcttgcatatcagctttaaaAGTCGCTGGCAAGCAAATGGACTCATTGGGGAAGCGAATGGAGCCTGGACAAGGAGCAGTTTTCAAGTTTGTTGCTGGTTCTGATTCTGCTTCAGGAACAAGTAGTCCAAATATGGGAAACAAAGCTGCTTTAGTGTCACAAGGTGATCAAACTCAGGTTGGGCCCTTTAGGTTGGGTAGAAATGACTCGCAAAATCTCTGGGCTAGAAGGACTCGGGAGACCAAGGCCATGACTCGGTGGCGCCAGTTGTCAAGATATATTGTAAATCCACCAGATGAACTGAATTTGCCAAAACAGTTAATGAGGAGTTCTGCTACACTTTCTCCCTGGAATGCCAAGTCAAGGAGTCAGAATTTTGGGAAAGACAATGAGATTAATCTGAGAGCTAATACATTCAGTCAGGCTGATGAGCTTATTGAAAGAAAAGAACTTGGATTGCATAAAGCTAGTTCGGTTCATATAAAGAATGTAAAGACCAATGCAGGGAAGGTCGAGTCAATGACTCAAACAAAGAAAAGTCCACATCAGACTAATTCTGTCCAGGGTCTTAGGATCCCACTAAACTCCGAGAAGAAGAATAGTTTGCTGGACAGATCGCCTGGGAAGACCAACAAGTTAATTCTGGATAGAAATCTTCAAAAGAGAAGACTCAGTAAGGCAGTACAAAGCCAACCATCAATTCCAGCAGTTAGTGCCAGGAATAAACAAATTCAGACTCAAACCAAGATGGTTGCGACTAGCAAGGTTCTGCCTCATCGGAAAACTATGAGACAAACTCTGCCATATCCTCTTAGGTATGGAGATCGGGAGGAAATTGATAGAGGCAAAGTGAAAAAGAAGACTGACAGAAAGGGAAAACAGAGGCAAATTCTGTCAGACCAGCCGGAATCAAATAGTACAAATTCACACGGAAGCTCTTCCTCTAGCTGGACAACTCAGCAGGGTAGTACTAGTTACCATGAAGACGAAGAGTATTCAGTGTCGGACCCCAGTCAAAGTAGCCATCATTCCTCTACCAGTGCTGGCAGTGAGAGTGAGGGACAGTATGTTTCTAGTAGTACTCAGCTCCATAACACAGGTTCCCCAAGCTATAGCGACAGCCAATTGTCATCTGCGCCTAGTAGTACTCACTCTCTCGAGGACTCTAAAAGTGACGGTGACAATGTGGGATACTTACTTTCGCATCAGACATCAAGCTCTGAACCCTCATACCAACAGGGACATTATTCAAGGAGGTACAGATCAACACATAGGAAGAGGCCCAGGAAACGTACAAGCAGTTTGAAGAAACTGAAGGATAAAGTGGCCATCTTCTTCcaccatcaccaccaccaccaccatcaccACCATAATTCTGATGACAGTGAAAAGAGCGATGATCTGTCTCAGGCATACCACGGGACAGCTTTATCAAAACGCGACACAAAGATGTTTAAAAGAAGAAACCAAGCGGAAACTTCTGGAGAGAAAGTTACTGAGAAGCTTAGCAAGTCCATGGTACACTACGCGCCTAATAAGAAACGAGGGTCCAATTTCAATAAACTTGTTGGGGGGCTTGTGAGGCACGTTCGACACccaaaaaaatcaaagaaatcAAAAAGTAGCACAAAACATCAAACAAAGAACCAGCATGTCAGCAAGAAGCTTGCCAAGAAAGTGCACTGGTGGCAATTGTTACATCGTCGCCGTCCAAGAATGAGGATGCCTAAGAAACCTCGTATAAAACTTGGATTTGGCACTAAAAGGTCCAAATTGAAAGCAGTGCCTACTTTAAAATGGCACTAAGGGAGGTTTTGTATGTAAAAGTCTTACTAAAGCTGTACAGTACACTGTATACCCACATCTGCAGTATTATTTTGCTCTTCCATCTTTTCTTGCATCTAAAAGTGAAATTTCCTTCCATCTACTGAAGCAGTACCTTCATGTTTTAGGAGAACGGGTGACTTAACATAGACTTAACATAGACTCGCCCCTTATCTATGTACTATTTTGGTGCTTTGCCCACAGTAGTCGGCATAATCAGACAaaggttataagttataacgGTCAGGCAGACATTTAGATGCTAATATTACCAGAAGCCACATTTGATGTCCTAACTGTTAGTTAAAGTAAATTAACGAACTTTATTTCCGCCAAACTGTTCTATAAATACTTCTCTGCTCTATCTGCAACATCATCCTCAATACTTGTGATcgcatatatttaaaaaaatggcaagaattttatttttggtagTAGCTTTGGTGGCGGCGTCTGATCTGATGGTGCAGCCAGGACAGGCCCTGAAATGTAGCGATCTCGAGGTCCAGCAGACAGGAACAGACTGCAATCCTTATACCAGAGGTGATGAGGCAGAGCCATCTAGCAAGTGCTGCAATGCCTATAAATCATTACGTCTCCGAGCCAAGACCAGAGAGGAGAGGAGGCAATTTTGTTTCTGCGTCCATGAAGCAACTTCTCAGAACAGATTCCTCCGCGGTTCTGCAACTAATCCTGCTACTCGAATCCCAAGAATCGATTCCCTCCCGGAGAAATGTGGAT
This genomic window contains:
- the LOC108226027 gene encoding uncharacterized protein LOC108226027, with the protein product MVIQNEGMQVEEDIESYLDALKKLYSLLVINNDRQSLQNYTSRDNFLDEKSQFLLKDLLDGAAENVFRTVSEGLDVVSLGELLPCDIERAKVETSYSSKPKVIVSIFGLSFLTRSRNNTADINKQTGEDLKGQVANKRVPDDKPVQSVASVAAELLNRKKRCRICRRSSTKQLKFEHGTSSAVETDDINKGSTNFQHNHQADAHENVTESYSKAILADLSNEKEMQKRVLGFHFNSSGNGALIHSYNRDASGTFTSGALQNSAVGTEKKHKDIYCISKDASDAIKTIESCISALKVAGKQMDSLGKRMEPGQGAVFKFVAGSDSASGTSSPNMGNKAALVSQGDQTQVGPFRLGRNDSQNLWARRTRETKAMTRWRQLSRYIVNPPDELNLPKQLMRSSATLSPWNAKSRSQNFGKDNEINLRANTFSQADELIERKELGLHKASSVHIKNVKTNAGKVESMTQTKKSPHQTNSVQGLRIPLNSEKKNSLLDRSPGKTNKLILDRNLQKRRLSKAVQSQPSIPAVSARNKQIQTQTKMVATSKVLPHRKTMRQTLPYPLRYGDREEIDRGKVKKKTDRKGKQRQILSDQPESNSTNSHGSSSSSWTTQQGSTSYHEDEEYSVSDPSQSSHHSSTSAGSESEGQYVSSSTQLHNTGSPSYSDSQLSSAPSSTHSLEDSKSDGDNVGYLLSHQTSSSEPSYQQGHYSRRYRSTHRKRPRKRTSSLKKLKDKVAIFFHHHHHHHHHHHNSDDSEKSDDLSQAYHGTALSKRDTKMFKRRNQAETSGEKVTEKLSKSMVHYAPNKKRGSNFNKLVGGLVRHVRHPKKSKKSKSSTKHQTKNQHVSKKLAKKVHWWQLLHRRRPRMRMPKKPRIKLGFGTKRSKLKAVPTLKWH